In Lytechinus variegatus isolate NC3 chromosome 13, Lvar_3.0, whole genome shotgun sequence, the DNA window ATGCAGCAAAGAATACTCATCTGATTGAAAAAGGGCCCACTAATCTGGATAAGCATATAGTGTACCTATTTGAGAATCCTTTTTCAGATGAATATGATTATGCGGCAGATAACTATTGAAATGAAGTTCtcgttttgaaataaatttctgTATACTTCGAATAAAGGAATATCAGTGCAGATCATCCGATAAATAAAACCTGATACACAGTATAGGCAAATCCACGATAGGCAGATGGGGCTTAAAGATTAAGTTCAACTGTATCCTTTACTCCAaataaaaatctacaatttCTTCAGTCTTCCTTATTATAGAAAGATTATAAAGacatgtataaaaatacaaCTCAAACTTCTCacgaaaaatggaaaaaaaaacgaacaaaGAATTGCTCTATGGTGAGGGAAATGTGATTTAAATGCCTTTTAATATATTAAGCCATATCTCTTagattttttaattcatttaattgatttaaatgAGTTGTTTTTAACAGATTTGGGATACTTAATGATTGCAACTTTCATTGAAATCTCGCAAAAGAGTAGatcggttaaaaaaaaaaattggtcaaTGAGAAGccaacccaccccccccaaaaaaaaaaaacaggaaaggattTACAGTTTTATGCTGcacaaactaaaaataaaacagagagtaaattgattacatttctttcttttttttgaggggggggggtaaatcataataatgacaatgaaataatttttgttttcaattgtttttGTATACAGATCTACCTAACAAAGCTCCCGTTTCTGGTATTGGAGCAATCCATTGGCATTGGAAAAGTTAAACCCCTTGCTGCTCCTTCTTAGAAACCTTTAATATATTTCCATCGAGTAAATTGAAGAACAAGAATCCTGACACCTCTACACAAACGAATGAACACTAGACGAATGAGCAAGAATGGAAACACAGTCCACAACGGCAGGCACTGATTTTGCCGTGTATAGTTCATCAGTTGCCGATTCAGCCTCCCTGAATGATACGACGCGATCTGATTGGTTATGGACTCCGATCACGTGGTCATATTGGATAAGCATTCAACTCGTGGTGGCGTGTTTAGGTCTCGGCGGCAATCTCTTGGTCCTGCTCGTCCTGTTCCATAGGCGATCGTTCAAGAAGCCCACCGATATCCTCATCGGTGGACTAGCAGCTGCTGATTTCATCACGTCCATCTTCATGATCCCTCAGCCGAGGCTGTCTGGGGCGCCGAACACAGCTCTCGGTAACGTCGCATGTAAGCTAGTCTACTCCTCAATTTTCCTCTGGATATCGATCAGTTCATCTGTATTCACTCTTACCGCTATCGCTATCGAACGATATATCGCGGTGGTCCATCCTGTAAAGTTCAAGGTATGGGTCACGCCAAAGCGGCTGGTCTATTGGTTCTTAGCGATCTGGTTGCTGTCCTTTGCGATAAACTCCCGCACATTCGGGACTACATGGGTCGATAGCACAACAGGAAAATGCAGGGTGGTGTATAGCCACTATTCTATTCAGATCGTCCTAGGTATTGTCGTGTTCTTGATCAGGTTCATTTTCCCCGCCATCATCATGCTTCTCTGTTACTATCTGATCACGCGTTCTCTGCGTCAGCGGTCGAAGCAATTTCAGCCAAAGACGGTCGGATCCGTGGACCTCAACCTGGACCAAAAACGTGCTGGTCCCTCGCAGAGTCTCCTCGCAGCCCGCAGTAAGGTCATCAAGATCATGTTCGTCGTCATCGTCACGTTCATTGTCTGCTGGGTGGCGGATAGCACCGGTCTCCTGGCCTACAACGTAAGACTGGTTGATCGTTCGTATCTCTACAGCCACTTATACCACGTTTTTGTCATCATTGCCTTCTTTAACACGTGTGCCAATCCTCTCATCTATACCATCAGTTACCAAGAGTTTCGTTTGGCAGTTCGGGACCTGTTCTGTGGCTCTGGTGGTGTTCGGGGATCGCTGTTCGGTAAGGATGAGGCTGGTAATACGGAAACAAACAGTCAGAATGACGCAACGAAGAAAACTATATCCAGCTATATCTAACTACAGTCACAAGCAAATGTCTTTTTTAGAGGATTGCGCCATACTTATAAGATATTAGGTACATCACCAACTGGTCTACGGCAGCTTCGTTTACGTTCCGTAATCCAAGTTCATCTActgatcattattttgattgagCTGTCATTTAGCCCATTTATTATTTCGCCTGATGTGAAGTTGGGATATACCTTTTGCGTTTAATATCCTCACGGTTTAAGACTACCTTGTAAATTTGGTTGTATAAACGGTTTATGAACCATATTCTCATTTGACATAGTCATTGAAATATACCTGAAGTGGAAATTAGATCAAGTGTGGTTTAGACTAACTGACAATTATGAGAGTATTAGATTGACAAGTGCAGTGTAGCCCGAACGACAGTAAGacccatgggcggaaatcccaggggggacgtgtcccccctgctaaaaatagtagggggacacaatgttaaatgtcccccctactactTGTGATCTTTTATGATAGTAAGGAagacatcattcaaaatcgaaataaaacatgtattttacgACGAGATGcccttacttttgggatgataactttttatttcttttttttttgcttgtctaatttaTTGTCGTCAAAATAACCTTAAATTTGGgggtgataaccctttttttggtcaaattttcagccccttgtcccccctaccttttgggagagatttccgcccctgattaGACCAAATTGAAGGTAGACCAAATTGGTTTAGCCCATAGGGCATTAGAATATCTGAGCGGTAGACTAGTAGTGAATTCAAACTGTCGATTAAAATGTGTGCTCAATCACCCACCTCTCTACAACGAACTACGCTTTATCCGAGACTATTCATGTTGAATTATACTGATATCTTGGGGAAAGGTTGAATCTTTTGCCggaaataatattatttaaaaGCCCGATCATGACGACCATCGAATGGAGTTTACACGCGTTTCGGAGATCTTTAACTACATAGTGATGAATCAGTGAGAACCCCGTCACGTATAATTCAAGTAGAAGGGCTCTTACCATGCTTATAGAAACCTGTTTGAAGAGGATGTTTAATTGTAATTAATTGTTATTTTAGACCGAAGTATTAGTGTTGACCTACTAATAGGCCTTATACAATTGTCTATTTATTTTATAACAGTTTCTACGTGGTGgagtggggggggaggggggattaGCCCCTAAGTAAGTTTATACATGTTTCAAAGtgataataatttgaaaagtGGGAAATGAAGTATGGAAACAATTAACCGGATCAATTTTGTTCTGACAGGAGTTCGTAAGAATCCATTAGTTATTTGAGCTGTTTATGCTTTAAATATATAGGCTATTTAATAAAACGTATTAAGCCAACAGAGTTACTTAATGGTCCGGTTGATTAATTATCATTCAGTCAAACCAATTCAAGTTGGGCTAGACATAATAGTATTGTTGactgtttcattttttccctttgTCAGCAGTTTGATAATACATCAAACTGAAATGTATTGCATCAAGCAAGGCAAAGTTTATAGACATTAAAGATAGACAATATCTACGTTTGACCTTGAAATCGTGTAATCCTAAAAATAATTTCCGTAGGAAGGAAGGTTTCGCTTTTTTAACGAAAATAATGAAGCTCACTTGACCAAAATGTTGATGGCCTGATGATCTCACTTTCACACCCGACGAGCATGTGAAAGTAGGTGAAAGGGCGTCCATGGCAAATAAATATGGCCAATTATGGTTACATGTTACATTTACATTCTGACGCCAGTGGCTTACTTGGACTTTATtccaaatattcattttctgttttctttagtCTGTGAGGGTGGGCGAGTGTGTGTATGGGATTGCGCGTGAGGGTGTGCGGGGGAGGGGTCAGTGCAAAGGGTCAGTGTGTTTGAGAGCGTGTGTGTAAGGgtatatttttgtgatttttgcattagAGTAACGTTCTAGGCATgacccctacccccccccatttaCGTCCTTTTGATGTGGACtcaatatggattttcattttttgctctgtacatgtaatatatatattttttttgcttagtGCCATATTCTACATTTGGTTTGTCATTAgacatattacattttttttaggttAGCCTAATATACCATTTCTACTTTACTTGAAATGGTATCCGGTAGTTTGATTACGttgtgaataaaatgaatatcgTTTTAAATTCAAACTGTTTTCCcgtatcatttattttgttcgCCTTGAGATTTTACTTCCGTTATGCCATTATTACATTAGAATCTTCTAGATACAAAAACacttgttatatattttttacaccATGCACTACATTATCAAAAAGGCCCTAGGTGGTTTGCCATAATCTCccaacattattattttttcaagctCGGAAGATGAATTATCTACTTAGCAAGACACGAGTGGCTGGAaaggtgataataatgaaaaaaaaataatacacagtaaaaaaaaataatcaaagctGTTTAAtgtatgaaccttacagtaattgtttaaacagtttaaacaattgtttagaTCTTaatcaacaaagtttaattttcaatatctaattttcaatgaatcaaacatgaatgtttaaacggttaaacaatactgtaaggttcatatattAAACAGGGTTGTATaaatttttttactgtgtattatttttttttcattattatcaccttTCCAGCCACTTGTTGTATacaatcttaaacagcgtttttactgtgtaataataataatagtactagtataacaaaataattaaatgaaaaaaactgAATGAGTGAGTGGCCTTTCCAAATGTTATATCTTACCTTGCATGAGGCTGAATGCAACAATGTAAGTGTTTGATCGAACCAAGTGTCAAGTGCAACAATTGGAAAAGGTCGTCACCCCTTCAACCATTCAACTGTTCATTTCAGTTTTAGCATGTGGCGACATATATCAGAATATATCcgtttgtaataataatattccgcatttatatatcGCTCAATACATCGGggcgacgtctctaagcgctttacagacatattattaccccggtcatcggatccttgcatgccagaatacaatgtatgcaccttctccactcccttggGAGAATTCcgacaagagttccaagactcaattgctaggcatactagcTTTCACAtcataccgggtacccatttaacacctgatTCGAGAGtgacaaagtgtggattgacgccttgccaaaaggacgctaggccatggtgggattagaacgcacgaccctctgattacaaggcgagagtcagaaccgctgcaccacggcgcttccacttGTACCCTAAAAGGTGTTACTTGATAATTGAAAGTGAATTCATTATTCAACTATATActtgcacaaaaaaaaaaattttcataccaaatattcaattaattttttattatgtattatcattatttttgaaaactgtGTATCTTATTCAAAACTTCTTCCAAATTTCCATCATGAAAAGGCAAAAGTagttttttctttatatatttttggaattttgtgtgtgttttaaaactttatttctgaCATCTTTGTCAATGTCttgtaaaacaatataaaaccaCAATCGTGCCTCCCAGAAAACACTGCAGACCAGCAATGGTGAAAATATTCacctttttattaatttaaagGCCGTGTACACAAGTTACAAAGATGAGACTGTTGATATTACAAATTAATGTTTCACACAAAGGAATAATTAGCCTTGAGAGGTTATACCCGTAAGTATCAAATTCGGTCttaaaagttgcgcaagatttcaaagaaaatgGTAATAAAATTTAGCAACATTGTTTGTACATAGAGCTGTTACCTTTCCTGTAACCTTGGGTTAaaactaatgaaaaaaatatttaaaaaaaaaaggaaaacgctAATCTTTGGGGGTGGTCAGTGGACTTTTTTGGAAAAGAgtataaaaaacaattatatccaaaactaagaaaataaggataaaagaaattttaaaaagaaatttcataaaaataaaataaatgacaagaTAATTGAATTTTGTATTTAAGCAATATTTGTTTATGCCAGTAACAGACATACCATCATGAATATGCAGAAGGTATGTTTATACATGCGTAAAACATGTCTcctttttaacaaaattattttgttacacTTTAGCAGTAAAGTCAATCCTAAAtgtcacacaaaacaaatgaaagaaataaattcaaaactatATGGATGTTgcgtcaaatatattttcactcAAACAATATGAAGCCGGAAATATAATATTGAATTTAAACGATTACTAATTTGATTCTTTGAATAATTTGTTGTCCTCATTTAAAGAGCTTTTAGCGTAAGGTCCATATTTGATATATCAGTCACTTATTAAGATTATGTTTACTACGGATAGAAACCTATTATCGACCTAATTAAATTTTATCCCAGCTTGCTCAAATTCTTTTGTTGAAAAGGATTCAAGGTCTTaggttttattatttgtaatgaatttgtaatgttttcattataaatagattaatgaataaatgtatGATGAAGATAGAAATACAATAGATGGAGATAAGATTTAATTATCCCGACTAAAGCAGGATTAGAGAAAGTAGGTGGAGGATTCCAGCATTCTACAAAGGGGGAAATAGGTTGATTAGAAAACTATTTGACGATCATGCAATCAGATTTATACTATATACAAGTTGATTTTAACCGTGACCAAAGCTatcataacttcaaaagttTTTGAACTCTTTAACTTTGTCCAAAAAATGACAGAaacctggggcccatttcataaaggacttgcaactgttgtaacttttgccataatggcaactattatggtaacagggctcaacagccaatcaaaatcaaggctaccatggtagttgccataatggcaaagttacaacggTTGCAACTCTATATGAAACGCCGGGATAAAACGGGCCTCTGATAGGCCTGTAAGACTGACCAATAAGAATCAAATGCCAAATTGCAATGCACTAATAATTATACACAAGTGCAAATGGGGACGTCCACAGTTTTTTACACATCTAATGCCACACACAGCCACACCCGTGAAACCGGCTCcaaatgacataccattggtcAGTTAGGAGTGGGTTTCCTGGGAGCGACTGAGCATCACTTACTCGTGTACAAAATGTGATGAATTTGTATGCATCCCGACCTTGACCGGTTACCAGCAAATAGTCAAACTCACACACAATCACTCCCATATAAATTATTActtgtattgtattataaatTATATACACGAGTGTGTGTTCTCGCTTTCATGCGTTATTACAGAGGTGTGTGTGAGTTtgaaataacatattttcaaatatggGATTAATGTGTGTGTACTATGtgtagtggagcgttgtggcccagtggattagtctccggactttgaaacagagggtcgtgggttcgaatcccagccatgggtAATTTCCTTccgcaagaaatttatccacattgtgctgcactcgacccaggtgaggtgaattggtacccggtaagatttattccttgaacgctttagcgcctattgaTATTGCGGcttagctacagccggggtaccaagtatcaaagcgcagttgagtacatgcacatagtaactgcactatataaatggacaCATTATTATTACTAGACTACTAGTCTATGTTAGTTTGTAACGATCTACGTTTCGGTTACATTTTCTAACATTTCTTACCGGCCACCAACCGGGGACGTCCCCGGTTCAAATAACCGTGCCAATCAACTCTTAATTCAATATCAAACCGTTTTATATAGTAAACTTTCGATTGTAAAAAGAAAGTCCCATTTGGCAAATTAAACCAAAGTTGAGTGTGCAAATGGAGGTAGGAAGCGTCCCCGGTTAGCGAACTGTGCTCACTATGTCCGGTAAGTGggttatattcaatttttgagAATATGAGACCGCAAACACACGTCCCCGGTTAGCGAACTGTGCTCACTATGTCCGGTAAGTGggttatattcaatttttgagAATATGAGACCGCAAACACACGTCCCCGGTTAGCGAACTGTGCTCACTATGTCCGGTAAGTGggttatattcaatttttgagAATATGAGACCGCAAACACACGTCCCGGTTAGCGAACTGTGCTCACTATGTCCGGTAAGTGggttatattcaatttttgagAATATGAGACCGCAAACACACGTCCCCGGTTAGCGAACTGTACTCACTATGTCCGGTAAGTGggttatattcaatttttgagAATATGAGACCGCAAACACACGTCCCCGGTTAGCGAACTGTGCTCACTATGTCCGGTAAGTGggttatattcaatttttgagAATATGAGACCGCAAACACACGTCCCCGGTTAGCGAACTGTGCTCACTATGTCCGGTAAGTGggttatattcaatttttgagAATATGAGACCGCAAACACACGTCCCCGGTTAGCGAACTGTGCTCACTATGTCCGGTAAGTGggttatattcaatttttgagAATATGAGACCGCAAACACACGTCCCCGGTTAGCGAACTGTGCTCACTATGTCCGGTAAGTGggttatattcaatttttgagAATATGAGACCGCAAACACACGTCCCCGGTTAGCGAACTGTACTCACTATGTCCGGTAAGTGggttatattcaatttttgagAATATGAGACCGcaaacacatgtccccggttaGCGAACTGTACTCACTGTGTCCGGTAAGTGggttatattcaatttttgagAATATGAGACCGCAAACACACGTCCCCGGTTAGCGAACTGTGCTCACTATGTCCGGTAAGTGggttatattcaatttttgagAATATGAGACCGCAAACACACGTCCCCGGTTAGCAAACTGTACTCACTATATCCGGTAAGTGggttatattcaatttttgagAATATGAGACCGCAAACACACGTCCCCGGTTAGCGAACTGTGCTCACTATGTCCGGTAAGTGggttatattcaatttttgagAATATGAGACCGCAAACACACGTCCCCGGTTAGCGAACTGTGCTCACTATGTCCGGTAAGTGggttatattcaatttttgagAATATGAGACCGCAAACACACGTCCCCGGTTAGCGAACTGTGCTCACTATGTCCGGTAAGTGggttatattcaatttttgagAATATGAGACCGCAAACACACGTCCCCGGTTAGCGAACTGTGCTCACTATGTCCGGTAAGTGggttatattcaatttttgagAATATGAGACCGCAAACACACGTCCCCGGTTTGGCGATTAATGATAAGTGAGTCCCCGATTGTCATATCCCAAGACAGTGGGTGGGAGGGTGTGTGTCTACCGGTatgtattttgaataaaaagctTATAGCCTTTTAATGTCTTCTCTGCAagtcatgtaggcctatataagcAAATATAAAGTAAACAAATACAAGTCATGTACACAGATCTAATAGgaatatattttcatcagaAGCATTTCTGCTTACGAGTTTTCTAAACTTCGTTTAATGGGGCATTGTGAGAAACTTGCCGTCAATTTCAGGTCAAAGGTTGAAGTTTGGTCccaaaatcaatcgcaagtatGGCAATTCATCGCAAATCGGCAATTGATTGCAGAACCGGGTCCCGTCCTACATTGTGTGACGATTGGTTGGATCAATCCATCAGTGTCGTAAtttcttctacaggaaattcgcaaaaagtcctttgtaaacaaaggcgaACACACAAAATCGTCAAGAAAACGATGAAtttatgttgacgttgctggccgtccatagttgtggttgatcggatcagtcGCAACTCTTTGTTATATAGACGGGCCCTGGTCTGTTCTTGATTGAACGTATATTACATCGAAGGGCCATAATTAAAATTGATCGTTCAATTGTCATTTTGCAACGTCTATTTCCAATTGTAAGCAAACATTTTCTTACAGCACCCCCTAAGTGATGATTAGTCAACCCGGTTGGTCAATCGATAAGAACATACGGATTTTAAACGCTTAAACGCATGCAAGGGTGTTACACATTCAGACAGTAATACCGTCTGGTTTTCAAATTCATGCCGGTGCTGTCGATTGACGGCGACACCGCTATAAATCCGCTATAGAGGCATTCAAAGTAGAGAAGTTATCCCGGCACAGTCCCGGGGTAAATTTTATGTATCCATTCACACTACAGCATGTGATTTTTAAGACCTCAGTAACAAAAAACGTGCAGGCTTGTGACCCCGTGAGTGACCGACTCTAATAAACCGGAAATACTCGAGGGCGGGGAATTTAATCCACGTCCTTTACATTGAAAGACGCGAGTCATAAccactaatgataataatattccgcatttatatagcgcttaatacatcggaacgacgtatctaagcgctttacagaaatattaccccggtcatcggatgcTCGCATgcctgcatacaatgtatgcaccttctccactccatGGGAAGCAGTctaacaagagttccaagactcaattactaggcatataggctttcacaccctaccgggtacccatttaacacctgggtggagagtggcaaagtgtggattaacgccttgccaaaggatgctaggccatggtgggattcgtgccagttcgtgtcaatgtggacactgacgggcatgcattcgtgaactattcgtgaactagtcgtgaacttgtcgtgaactatgcgtgaacaagtcgtaaacagtgcgagagcctcccagttcgtgccccaaaatggcacgacttgccacgacaaaatcgtgcaagtgtcagcctggctttaGCCCAACTGAACATAAAACTATTTTATACTGAGTGTTTCTTTCACATCTGGAGTGTCAAATAAAGTGAATTACAGCATTGCATTACACTGTACTGACATTGGGTTATTGCGTTATCATCGAtctaatgaaatgaatgaaatgaaatcttcGCCATTCTTTAAAGAAACGCTACATCTTTATGCTTTCCTCGTACTTGCCAATCTTTCCACCGACATGTTTAACAATAAACAAGATTGTGACGTCATGAGAAGTAATAAagttctctttctatctctcccCTCTCCATTCTGTCCTAATTCcactcccctcccctcccccaccctctctctttccctcccgCCTGCTCACTCATTAATAATGACTCCATCATTGTTTTACTTGTTTTCAACAAACTGCACAAGATACAgtactctctctttcttcctctctcttcatTCCCGAGTGATCTAGCCTTTATTAAATTGTCGATTTTCCACTTCGcgattcatttatttgttcCAGCATGTCGCTCGGGTTTACTTTATCGTCCGTATTCCCAATAAGAGTACATCTGTCATTATCAACTCtattcccctccccctctctctctccctctttaaaGATTTTTTAAGAAACCAATCCGTGATTGGCTATTCATTTCCTCAGTCATTCATTTCCGATTCTTCTTAATCTGCGCTTTCTTAGAATTCCGTCAATGGACATCTACCCATTTCTCTATCCTTATCTCCGTGCATCTGTATTTGTCCTTTTCTTGGTCTCTGTTCTTCCaatttttccatttcttttttttttcgagatTCTCCCTTCAAAACTCCTCACTCACCCACACCCTAAAAACACTTTACACCATCTAAAGAGATACCTTAACATGGGTCCCCTAATAGAGTTTGCAtcgaaatttttttttgggggggggcaacaatttttttttaaacgagcTTTTAAATTCGAAAAGAATCCCCTTGAACATGGAATTATATTAAGTATCCCTCTGAAAGGTATCTATTCAATTGGAGTACACTTCCCCTCTGTATGCATCTATGACTTTGTTTGTCTCACTTAACCACAACCCCCCCCTCGTTATCCCCCGCCCCGCCCCTCCCCCTCTATCTTTTTTCCCGTCTTTCCTGGCTCTTTCTCCCCCTCTACCTATGACCACCCGTCTCAGCCTCTCTCCCCTCACCTATCTTTTCTCATCGGTTATTATACCCCCATCaccctccccctcctctcccCTTCCTCTCTTCTGCTAATTGTTCCCCCCagtctttctccttctttctcagTCCCTCCGATCTCTCTCATGCAGTCACTCCCCCACCACCAATCTTCTCCCGTTCATGTACCCTATCACGCTTCGTTAAGATCACTTCCGAAGCTCTCAGTCTTATTACGTTGAGCTCCAACCAGTTTGCATAGCTGTCGGAGGAGATGGAAGCATCCGATCTTATCCGCCCCGTGCACATCTTCACACGTACTTCAAGCTAGCAAGACGATCATCTATCCGTGATTATGACGGTGGTTTCCCGAGTCACTGAGCGACATATCTTTGCATTACAACATTAAGGTAAGATCAATCTATAATTAAGAAAATTGAAGAATATCTTTTGAGCCATGACTATAGCATAGCCTGTTTTATTTTATGGGCTAttcatgtattcttttttttaatttttaatcaaaattttaaatccGAACagttttttcattttataatatgaatGGATTAATAATGTAATTCAAACGTGTAcaaatattgttaaaaataacCAACAACCGTAAGTCCATATAGTAAACCAGGTTGTATAATATCTatacatttttcaaatattgttttactgGGTATCTGtaacaatttgttttattttttccaatagAGAACATGGGTATAAAATGATAACTAATTAAACCAGGATTAAAGTCATTTTTAAAGGGcgcatttatttc includes these proteins:
- the LOC121425868 gene encoding cholecystokinin receptor type A-like: METQSTTAGTDFAVYSSSVADSASLNDTTRSDWLWTPITWSYWISIQLVVACLGLGGNLLVLLVLFHRRSFKKPTDILIGGLAAADFITSIFMIPQPRLSGAPNTALGNVACKLVYSSIFLWISISSSVFTLTAIAIERYIAVVHPVKFKVWVTPKRLVYWFLAIWLLSFAINSRTFGTTWVDSTTGKCRVVYSHYSIQIVLGIVVFLIRFIFPAIIMLLCYYLITRSLRQRSKQFQPKTVGSVDLNLDQKRAGPSQSLLAARSKVIKIMFVVIVTFIVCWVADSTGLLAYNVRLVDRSYLYSHLYHVFVIIAFFNTCANPLIYTISYQEFRLAVRDLFCGSGGVRGSLFGKDEAGNTETNSQNDATKKTISSYI